Below is a genomic region from Pectobacterium polaris.
AGCTCTCCGACGACAAACGGGTCACGCTCATCGGCAAGCTTATTCAGAACTGTGCGAAGGATGATACGTCCTTATTCGATAACAGCGATCAGGAATTTCTAACCGAGCATCTGTCCTATCCGCACGGAGACGCTACGCTAAGATTGGTGTCGAAAGTGCTGCTGCAATGTGCCGATCGGCGCGAACGTCAGTTCCAGGCATCACAGGCTAAAAAGAGCTACTGGTGGCAACTCTGGCGCACGGACGCTCGCATCGGGCGTCTCGGTTTTCTGATGCAGGCTGGGTTGGGAAGCTATTTTCTCTATCGCGCGAGTGACTGGATCGGGTCGCCACCGGCGTCTATTCAAGGGCTGCTGATGGTGCTCATCGTGCTCAATCTGCTGAGTGCGACGCGTCGACGCTATAACGATATCGGTTCCAATATGCCGTGGGTGATGAGTTTCTTCACCCTACTCATACCGCTGTTTCTGCTGCTCCCTTTGCTGACACCGAGTCTTAACCGCTGGAACCAATTCGGGCCACCACCATCTGGCAAGAAAGCCGAAACGGACACCATGCCTAGCTGACGAAAATAACTCGGGCGGCGTAGCAATTATACGCATGCATATACCCAATAGATTTCGAGTTGCAGGACGGCGGCAAGCGCAGGAATCCCCAGGAGCTTACTCAAGTAAGTGACTGGGGTGAGTAAGCGAAGCCAACACACCTGCAGCTTGAAAGATGACGGGTATATTTAACGAGATACCTCATCCAGATACTGCTCAATACGCTGCCGCGTTTCGTCAATCGCCGGGGCGTATTGCCCCGCCAGTACCTGTTCAAAATCCCGCAGCCAGAATCCGATCTGCTCCCGCTCTTCCAGACGCGTCTGCGCCCAGGCTTTTTCCAGCCGCGCCAGCAGGTTGCGGTTCATCAGATTGTCTCTAGGGTGAATCTTCAGTGCTTGCAGCTTTTGGTGGCTTTTCTGCTGCTGTTCAGCACTTAGCCCCGTCGGGCTGCGATCGATCACTTTCGTGAAATTATCGCCGCTGTCCGGCAGGTTAACATCCACTTCCAGCAGCCCATTGATGTCATAGCTGAAACGTACCTCAATGGATTGCTTATACGTTTTCGCTTTTATCGGCATGGTGAATTCATCGATAAACACGTTGTTATCGACGTAAGGGCTTTCCCCCTGATAGATCGCGATACAGATGTTGTCCTGTCCGGCGGAACCCGTGGAAAACGTCTCGACCCGCGAGGTCGGCACCACCGTATTGCGCTCGAGTATCGGGGAAAACAGGCCATTTTGCTTATCGTTAGCGGTTTTAATCCCGAGGGTGTACGGGCAAACGTCCGTCAGGATCACCTCTTCGATATCCTGCTCACGCAGCCGACAAGCGGCCTGCACCGCCGCGCCTTTGGCGACAACGGTATCTGCATCCAGATGCTGATAAGGTAATTTGCCAAACAGCCTGACCACCAGCTTCTGGATAATCGACATCTTTGATGCCCCGCCGACCAGCACCACGTGGTCTAGCTGCTCCGGTTTCAGGCGGGCATCATGCAGCGCCTGTTCTATCGGTGCGCGAATGCGGTTCATCAACGGCAGCCAAGCCGCTTCGATTTCTTCATTATCCAGTACGATGCGCCATTCTTCCTCGCGCCAGTGCCATACCAGCTCATTCAATTGGGAAGGAAAGCCGGGCTGACATTTCAGCGCTTCTGCATGGCTGTAAAGACGTGCCAGATCCGTCGCAGGAATCGCCGCATCCTCAAGTTTCCACGCATTCAGACAGGTTTTCACCATCGCCTGCGTGAAATCTTCTCCACCCAGATAGTTGTCGCCCGCCGAGCTGTGCACTTCGATTAGCGGAAACGCGTATTCCAACACGCTGACGTCAAAAGTGCCGCCGCCTAAATCAAAGACCAGCGTACGCCCCAGTTCCTGCGTGTGTAAGCCGTAAGCCATAGAAGCAGCGGTGGGTTCATTGATTAAACGAACCGCATTCAGCTCTGCCAGTTCTGCCGCAAAACGCGTCTGCTTACGCTGCTCATCGCTGAAATAGGCTGGCACGGAGATCACCACGTCCTTGATGGGATGCCCTAGGTAACTTTCTGCATCGGCTTTGAGCGATTTCAACACCATGGCCGACAGTTCGGCGGGAGAGAACGTTTTATCCCCGAGCCGGAAGGCTTTCTTGCTCCCCATGTAGCGCTTAAACAGCGACGCCGACACCTGCGGGTGCGTGGTCAAACGGGAAATCGCGGGTTTGCCGACCAGAATACTGCCGTCTTCATCAATACTGACGGCCGAGGGAGTGAAGTTATCATTCAGCGCATTCGGTATCAGGCGGGCCTCGCCATTCTGCCAAACGCTAATCAGGCTGTTCGTCGTGCCCAGATCGATACCAATCGCCAGAGAAGCGTCTTGCGGGTGCGTCATGCTGTTATTCCTTATTTAACCATTCCGTACACTAACTATTCCCAGAGTGCCCATCAGGCGCAGATCGCTAGCCCGTTCGGCGAGCAGGCAACAGTATATACATCTTGATTGGGAAAAGACCGCGCACGACGGATTCAGGAATATTTTTCAACAGATCTGGTGAGTGATAAATAAGCGTTATATTATTTACTATATAACGATCATTCACGGAGCATTATCATGGGAAACCATTTTGAGCGGGGCGTCCTCGCAGGGCTGAGATCGGCCAATCCAAAATCCACCAACGACATTAATCCCTACTGCTACGACTATCGGCGCGGCTATATCTGTGGCTATGCCCACAATCTGGCGGAAACCAAAGGCGACCGCCAGCAGGCCGCCTTCGAGGCAGGATTGTTGTCACGCCGCTATGGGCTGGAGCGAGAGAGAGTCGCAGAGTTCTTTACCGAACAAGGCAACCCTTATGCGATTCGGTTTTTTTATGCGGGCTATGATGCGCACACGCCGCGCTAGCTGATGCTAATCAGCGGCGCACATCCCGTAAATCAAAGCTAATGGGGATTGTGATCGTGAGCTGCGTGTTATCCCCTATCACCTCTGCTGGCGGAGCCGGAAGCGGCTGAGCACGCTGCGGCAAGGCGACAGATTCCTTATCCAGCGGCATCACACCGCTGCTGCTGGCTAACGAGACGGCCAGCACATTCCCCGCCCGATCCAACGTCACACGAATCTGGGCGACGCCCTGCAATCGCTGCCGCACCGCCTGCGCCGGGTAACGTTTATAGCGGCTCAGGTGTGCCAGTAGCTGGCTGCTCCAGTCCGCCACCCCTTTACGCATCTGGGCGGCATCGCTGTTATACGGCGCAGCAACTTGCTGGCTGCTGCCCGGCAGTGGCGCGCTGGTAACAGGAGCGGGCGGTTTTTCCGATGGCGCAATCTCTTCCTGTGGTGTCGTCTCCTGCACCGGCTTTTCCATTTTTTTCTGCACTTTTTTCTGCGGCTGCGGCTTTTCCTTTTGCGCTGCCGTTATCACCGGTTTCGGTGCGGGTGCAAGCGGCGGCGCATCCTGCGTCATTTTTTCTGGTTGAGCCGTCGCTTCTTGCGGCGTGGACAGCGTCTGCTGCGGGCCGACAGGCGCATCCTGAGGGCTGGGAGTCGATTGCACGCTATCCGCCACCATTAACATCATGGCAGGCGGCGGTGCTTCAATGGAGGAATCAAGCGCATGGTAGCTAACCCAGACAATCAGCCCTGCGTGCAGCGCCAATGCCAGCAGCCAGCCGCTCCCCCAACGAACCGTCGTGGCGGGCTGAACCGTATTATATTTCAGCGTCTGTGCAGCCATTAGCCTACCGCCCCTCGCCGTGGAGACAGGAGTAGCACTCTCAATGAATGGGGTTCCGAGGAGGTCATCATGCGTTCTTCATCACATCGTTAGGTATAAAACGGCAGCAGATAATAGTAGGTCGTTCAGCTACGAGGATCGGGCAGAAAAAAAGTGAAAACAGCATAAAAAGTAATGTTATTACGTTTTAGCAGGATATTTTATCGCGCAGCAATCTGAACCCAATAGCGAGAGAAATAACGCACCTGTACAGGCAGTGCCTCCATCAGCGCCGCTAAAATATTATCGGTATCATACAGTGGGAAGACGCCGGAAAACCGCAGGCTCTCCACCTCGGGCTGGCAACGAATGACACCGCTGCGATAGCGGCTCAGTTCATCAACAAAATCCACCAGACGCTGATTATCCGCCAGCAGCTGTCCTTTCACCCACGCAGGCTCTGCCCTCGCCGTCTCGATCTGGCCGCAGCGCTGCGTAGAGAACGTCGCAGTCTGTCCGCTTTTCACCACCTGTACATCCTGACCGTTACGCTGCGGATGAAGCCTCACTGCGCCGTCATACACCGCCACCTGCGTGTATTCATCCTGCACTCGCAGACTAAAGCGCGTCCCCAACGCCTGCACTTTTCCCTGTGCCGTCGTCACAATGAAAGGACGTGGATACAACGCGGCCTTCTCCGCCTGACCGGTTTCGATCATGACTTCACCACGAATCAGCGTGAGCTGGCGTAGATCGTCACCGTAAGCCACATTCAGCGCCGTCTGCGTATTCAGCAACAGCGTCGTGCCATCGTCCAATAGCGCATGGCGCTGTTCGCCCACCTGCGTCTGGTAATCCGCCGTCAACGACTGCCAGAGGTCGGTACGCGATCCCGCCATGCCAGCGCCTCCGATCAGACAGAGAATCGCCAACGCTTTGAGTACGCTACGACGCTGCATACCGTTAAGTGTTGATAGGCTCTGGTGTGCCGCCCGTGCATTAAGCTGACCCAGATTGGCACACACGGATTCGATATGCTGCCACGCCTGTTCGTTATCCGGCGAGGCGTCCCGCCAACGCTGCCACTCGCGGCGATCCTGTTCCGTAACGCTGTCGGACATCAGTTGCGTCAGCCACGCCACGGCTTCACGCGCGCTGTCTGGCTGAATCGGCTGGCCCTGTCGGTCACGATAAAAAGTGCGATCGTTCATAGCGGCAGCGCAAAGAAACACTGGAGGTTGGCGCGTTGCAGATACTGTTTCACCGAACTGCTGGAAACCCGCAAGCGTTCGGCGATATCGCTGTAGCGCATGCCGTGGAGGTGCGCGAGCAGAAACGCTTCCCTGACCGGTGCTGGCAAGCCGTCCAACGCGGCATCAAGCTGTTCAAGAATTTCGAGGGTAAGCAGACGCGTTTCCGGGGATGGCATACAGGCATCCGGCTGCGTGCTCAGCACATCCAGATAGGCATCTTCAATCTTTTTACGACGATAATGATTGGCGACCAAACGACGAGCCACGGTAGCCAGAAACGGGCGCGGCTGGCGAATCGTGAGCAGTTCTGGGTTCATCAGCACGCTCAGGAAGGTGTCCTGTGCCAGATCTTCCGCATGCTGGGCGCAGTCCAGTTTATGGCGCAGCCAGTTACACAACCAGCGGTGGTGATCGAAATAGAGCTGTTGGGCAAAGTCATTAACGCTGGCCGTTGCTTTCCTCACCATCGAACTTTACCCCAGAGCACTATTTAAACATAAGAATGATAATCGTTCTTATTTATGTTTTTTCCCTCTGACTGTCAAGTTCCGAAACGAAAATTATTCAAATTTGCTGAATTTACATTACGCCCATGCAACATCATCCGCTAACGGGGCGGCAAGGATATCCGCCCCGAGCACCACGATTAGAAACGCTGTAACACGCTGATTTTTACGTTACGTCCCACACCGGACACAGATTCGCCCAGGTACGGGTAGTAATCGGTATTCAGCAGGTTATCGACCGTCACACGTGCTTCAAATCCTTTTATTGCCTGCGGCTGCCAGCTGGCGAACAGGCCATGCAGCACGTATCCCTTACTCTTCGGCAACGCCCAAATATCGGCCTGTGGATCGCCATCGGCAGGTGAACGATCCTGCTTACGCACAAAATCACCCGTCCAGCCTACCGCCATATCCAGACTTGGGATTTTGGTGCCCAGCGTGGCGTGTGCTGTCGTCGGTGGAATCTCGGCGATCCAGGTTTTATTGCCCCACGGATTACGCGGTGACGCATCGCGCTCGCCACGAATTGAGGAGAAGGACAGGCTGCCAAACAGCCAGCGGCTGTCGTAGAAGGATTCAATCTCTACCCCTTCAATCGTATAGCCCGGCAGATTACGGTAGTTAGAGAGCGGCTGCCCACAAGATGATGACGTACCGCTCTGCGTCTGCGCTTCACACAAGATACCGCGACGGTAGAAAATTTCGTTTTTACCGCGGTTACGGAACAGCGTGGTGCGGATTTGCAGACTGTCTTCTTCCAGCATCAGGTTGTTGAAGTCCAGAATCGCGCCCAGACGAAATGCTTTGATGCTTTCCACTTGCAGATTACGGCTGGTTCCCGGCACGCTGGACGCGGCAGACTGCACTTCATACTGTTCATCGACGACAGGCGCGCGCCAGGTACGGCTGGCATCGGCAAACAGCGACAGATTGTCCGTCGCCTTCCACAGCGCACCAATGCGCGGCGACCAGCCGGTGTAGGTCACGCTGCTGTAGTCATGCCCTGCAGCCGGAATGCTGCTGTTATAACGTGGTGCCGCGTTGGGTTTCCCCGTGTTCGTCACGTGGTCATAACGTACGCCCGGCGTGATCGTTACGCTGCCCAGCGTCACCGCATCCTGTACATACAGGCTGCGGGTTTCCTGTTCCCCTGCCGGCATATAGTAAGGCTGGAAATAGCCGTAGTTATACTCGGCGTTATTCTTACCGGATGGATAGTAGATCAGCGTGTCGCGCTTATGCTGATGCCAGCGCATACCCACCAGCAGCTTATGATCGAGCGGGCCGGTGCTGAAACGACTTTCATTACTGACCTCCGCGAGCTGATCCTTGTAGCTCACCCAGCTTTCGTTCCCCAGCGATCCCAGATAGCTACTCTGTGAAGCTGAATCAGGGCGTCGGTCATGCTGTTCAGTTTTTGAGGTAGCAAATGACGCCGTCAGATTCAGCCACGGCTGATCCTCCGGTGCAATATTCCATTTCAGGGAGTAGTTCTTATCCACCTGATCGCGGTAAACCAGCTTACGCCGCCAGGCCTCTTCCCAGCCGTAGCGAGTAATTTCCGCCTGTGTGGGCGACGCCATGTCGTCACGCTTAGCGGCAAACGGCTGCCAGCCGTCAGATTCGGAGCGCATCGCAGAGAGCGTCAGCGTTTGAGCATCCGTCAGATAGATGTTGGTCTTCAGTAAATAGGACGCCATATCGCTGGTCGAGTAGGCAAAGCGCGTACCGTCAGGGCGTTCGATGTTGTCGCCATCACGCTTGCTCATATAGAGCAGGCCATCAGCCATTCCCTCTTCCGTGCGGCCATACAGCGCGCCGCTGTAGATATTTTGCCGATCGTTGGTGTGATAGCTGTATTTGACCATCCCACCGAAATTTTCTCCCGGCATCAGCAGATCGCTGGCGTCTTTGGTATCAACGTGAATGGTGCCGCCGAAGCCGCCGTTGCCGCTGCGAATATCATGCGGCCCTTTATCGACATCGATCCGTTTAATCAGCTCAGGCTCAATAAATACCGAACCCTGGCGGTATTTCTCAAAGCCTTTTGGCGCACCGTCCAACACGACTTTGACGTCTTCCATATCGCCCATGCCCCAGATATTCAGGCTTTGGCCCCCCGGACGGGGAGAACCCGCCATCGACACGCCGGGGAGTTTATCGAGCAGGCCAGCAATATTATCGGCCTGCACGCGATCAACATCGGCCTGACGCAGCACGGAACGTCCGGCGGCGGCGCTGTCCGATGTGCCGCCAACAACCGAAAGCGTCGGGATGATCAGGCTGCCGTCGCTTCCCTCGGCGGCAAGCGCGGATTCCAGCCGATAGCCCGTGGCCGTCTGGACCGCACTCAGCCCCGTTCCGGCCAGTGCAGCCGCAAAAGCGGCCTGAACGGTGTAGGTTCCCTGCACGCTCCCGCTGGTTTTATTCTGTGTTTGATCGGGAGAAAACGTGAGAATGACATTGGCACGGCTGGCAACGGCCTGTAGCGTGGTTCCGAGCGGCCCCGCCGGAATGGAAAACACCACTGTCGGTGCTGTGGCAGAAGCGGTCGTTTCCGCCGCCAGCGCCGAGCCAACCGTCCCGGCACCCAAGATCAACACGCCAGACAGTGCCAGATGCACTGCCCGCACCACCGTCAAGACGGGTTTGTGCGCGATGCGCCCGCCATTATGATTATTTATCGCCATTGTCATTCCCCTGAAGTATTGAAAAAAAAGACACATCAGGTAGGTCACGCGAAAAACCAAATCGGGCAGAAAAAGTGCAAAAATTTTCAGGAAAACCTCTTCAATGCGATGTAAGCAGCCGTGTTCAGGTGACAAACGGGGCTTCTCTTCGGCCGAAAAACGCACCTTCGGTCACGAACGGCATCCCCTCCGCCATTGATTTTCACGGCGCTTGACCTCATCTTAGTGATTAATCCGCAATAGATATCCGCCTTGCCGGTTTCTCTCTGCAACGGATTTCACTTACCGGCAACGAGATCACCCACAATTATCAGGACGGCACCATGACGAATCCATTACTGACCTCATTTACCCTGCCCCCGTTCTCCAGTATCAAAACGGAAGATATTGTCCCTGCGGTGAAGTCCGCACTGGATGAATGCCGCGAGACGGTAGAACGCGTGGTGGCGCAAGCGGGGCCGTTTACATGGGATAATCTGTGCCAACCGCTGGCAGACAGCGACGATCGTCTTGGCCGCATCTTCTCACCCATCAGCCACCTGAACGCGGTGAAAAACAGCCCAGAGCTGCGTGCGGTTTATGAAGAATGTCTGCCGCTGCTGTCCGAGCACAGCACCTGGGTCGGCCAACATGCGGGACTCTATCAGGCTTACCGCAGCCTGCGCGACGGCGAGCACTACACCGCACTGAGCGTGGCACAGAAGAAATCCGTTGATAACGCGCTGCGTGATTTTGAGCTGTCCGGTATCGGCCTGTCGCCAGAAAAACAGAAACGCTACGGCGAAATTTCCGCTCGTCTGTCCGAACTCGGTTCGCAATACAGCAACAACGTGCTGGATGCCACCATGGGCTGGAGCAAGCTGATTACCGACGTCGCCGAGCTGGATGGCATGCCGGAAAGCGCACTGGCAGCAGCCAAAGCGCAGGCCGAAGCCAAAGAACAAGACGGCTGGCTGCTGACGCTGGATATCCCAAGCTACCTGCCAGTGATGACCTACTGCACCAATCAGGCGCTGCGTGAAGAGATGTACCGCGCCTACGGCACGCGCGCCTCCGATCAGGGACCGAACGCAGGCAAATGGGACAACAGTGAGGTGATGGCGGAAGAGCTGGCACTGCGTCACGAGCTGGCACAGCTGCTGGGCTTCGACAGCTATGCGCACAAGTCGCTGGCGACCAAAATGGCGGAAAACCCGCAGCAGGTACTCGATTTTCTGACCGATCTGGCTAAACGCGCCCGTCCACAGGCTGAAGAAGAACTCGCGCAGCTGCGTGCCTTCGCCAAAGAACACTACGGCGTGGATGAATTGCAGGCCTGGGATATCACCTACTACAGCGAACAGCAGAAGCAACATCTGTATTCCATCAGCGATGAGCAGCTTCGTCCGTACTTCCCGGAAGAACGCGCGGTGAACGGCCTGTTCGAAGTGGTTAAACGCATCTACGGCATCACGGCCAAAGAGCGTAAAGACGTCGATGTCTGGCACCCGGACGTTCGCTTCTTCGATCTGTTCGATGAAAGCGGTGAGTTGCGCGGCAGCTTCTACCTCGATTTGTACGCCCGCGAACACAAGCGCGGCGGAGCCTGGATGGACGACTGCGCGGGTAAACTGCGTAAAGGCAACGGCGAACTGCAAAAACCGGTCGCTTATCTGGTCTGTAACTTCAACCGTCCGGTCAACGGCAAACCAGCCCTGTTCACTCACGACGAAGTCACCACGCTGTTCCACGAATTCGGTCACGGCCTGCACCACATGTTGACCCAGATCGATACCGCCGGTGTCGCGGGCATCAACGGCGTACCGTGGGATGCAGTCGAACTGCCGAGTCAGTTCATGGAAAACTGGTGCTGGGAACCGGAAGCGCTGGCCTTTATCTCCGGCCACCACGAAACCGGTGAACCGCTGCCACAGGAACTGCTGGATAAAATGCTGGCAGCGAAGAACTATCAGGCTGCGCTGTTCATTCTGCGCCAGCTGGAGTTCGGCCTGTTCGATTTCCGCCTGCATGCCGAGTTTGATCCTGCGAAAGGCGCACAGATTCTGCCGACGCTGGCTGAAATCAAAGCGCAGGTGGCCGTGGTGCCAAGCCCAAGCTGGGGCCGCTTCCCGCACGCGTTCAGCCACATCTTCGCTGGCGGTTATGCCGCAGGCTACTATAGCTATCTGTGGGCGGACGTGCTGGCGGCGGATGCTTACTCCCGCTTCGAGCAAGAAGGTATCTTCAACCGTGAGACCGGTCAGTCATTCCTGGATAACATCCTGACCCGCGGCGGTTCCGAAGAGCCGATGGAGCTGTTCAAACGCTTCCGTGGCCGTGAACCGCAGTTGGATGCCATGCTCGCGCATTACGGCATCAAAGGATGAGCATCTGCTTAATCGCAGAAGAAGGCGCCGATAGTGGCGCCTTATCTTCTCTGGCCGCACGCTGGGGGCTGGTTTCCGATCCCGATGCGGTCATGGCGCTAGTGCTGACTGCGGAACGTCTGGAACTGCGCAAGCAGGACGAACCGAAGCTTGGTGCTATCTTCGTCGATTTCATTGGTGGGGCGATGGCGCATCGTCGTCGCTTTGGCGGCGGACGCGGCGAGGCTGTTGCCAAAGCTGTCGGTATCAAAAAAGATTACCTGCCGGATGTCGTGGATGCGACGGCTGGACTAGGGCGCGATGCTTTTGTGCTGGCCGCATTAGGCTGTCACGTACGTATGGTGGAGCGCAATCCGGTGGTTGCGGCACTGCTGGATGACGGGTTGCAGCGTGGCTATCAGGACGCAGAAATTGGCCCGTGGCTACGGGAGCGGCTAACGCTGCTGCACGCGTCGAGTATGACCGCACTGCGTGATATCACGCCGCCACCGGATGTGGTTTATCTCGATCCAATGTTTCCGCACAAACAAAAGAGCGCGCTGGTGAAGAAAGAAATGCGCGTGTTTCAGTCGCTGGTTGGTGCAGATGACGACGCCGATGCGCTGCTGGAACCCGCCCGCGCGCTGGCGAAAAAACGCGTCGTGGTGAAGCGACCAGACTATGCGCCGCCACTGGCTGGCGTACCGGCACAGTCTATGCTGGAAACCAAAAGCCACCGCTTCGATTTCTACCTTCCCGCCTGACCTCTCGCCGCTGTGCCGCTGTGCCACTAAGCGCATCGGCGGCTAAAAACTTACCCTGCTTCGCATTTTCTATGCTGTTTTTGCAAAGTCTGTAGCACAAATGGGAAGCAAATCGCATAATTCCGCGCTATCACCATTTATGACACTAAGATGACATAATGAAAAAAACGCTTCTGTCACTTCTGCTTTGTTTGAGTACTTCTGCTATGGCCGCTCAAGAACCCGTCAATATTACGATTCTGGGGACATCCGATCTGCATGGCACCTTTGTTCCCTGGGATTACGCCACCGACACCGCCAACATGGCTGGCAGCCTGAGTCAAATCGCCACGCAGGTGCATAAGGTTCGCGCACAGCAGCCGAATGTGATTCTGGTTGATGCGGGCGATACCATTCAGGGCAACTTTGT
It encodes:
- a CDS encoding TonB-dependent hemoglobin/transferrin/lactoferrin family receptor; its protein translation is MAINNHNGGRIAHKPVLTVVRAVHLALSGVLILGAGTVGSALAAETTASATAPTVVFSIPAGPLGTTLQAVASRANVILTFSPDQTQNKTSGSVQGTYTVQAAFAAALAGTGLSAVQTATGYRLESALAAEGSDGSLIIPTLSVVGGTSDSAAAGRSVLRQADVDRVQADNIAGLLDKLPGVSMAGSPRPGGQSLNIWGMGDMEDVKVVLDGAPKGFEKYRQGSVFIEPELIKRIDVDKGPHDIRSGNGGFGGTIHVDTKDASDLLMPGENFGGMVKYSYHTNDRQNIYSGALYGRTEEGMADGLLYMSKRDGDNIERPDGTRFAYSTSDMASYLLKTNIYLTDAQTLTLSAMRSESDGWQPFAAKRDDMASPTQAEITRYGWEEAWRRKLVYRDQVDKNYSLKWNIAPEDQPWLNLTASFATSKTEQHDRRPDSASQSSYLGSLGNESWVSYKDQLAEVSNESRFSTGPLDHKLLVGMRWHQHKRDTLIYYPSGKNNAEYNYGYFQPYYMPAGEQETRSLYVQDAVTLGSVTITPGVRYDHVTNTGKPNAAPRYNSSIPAAGHDYSSVTYTGWSPRIGALWKATDNLSLFADASRTWRAPVVDEQYEVQSAASSVPGTSRNLQVESIKAFRLGAILDFNNLMLEEDSLQIRTTLFRNRGKNEIFYRRGILCEAQTQSGTSSSCGQPLSNYRNLPGYTIEGVEIESFYDSRWLFGSLSFSSIRGERDASPRNPWGNKTWIAEIPPTTAHATLGTKIPSLDMAVGWTGDFVRKQDRSPADGDPQADIWALPKSKGYVLHGLFASWQPQAIKGFEARVTVDNLLNTDYYPYLGESVSGVGRNVKISVLQRF
- a CDS encoding energy transducer TonB family protein, which encodes MAAQTLKYNTVQPATTVRWGSGWLLALALHAGLIVWVSYHALDSSIEAPPPAMMLMVADSVQSTPSPQDAPVGPQQTLSTPQEATAQPEKMTQDAPPLAPAPKPVITAAQKEKPQPQKKVQKKMEKPVQETTPQEEIAPSEKPPAPVTSAPLPGSSQQVAAPYNSDAAQMRKGVADWSSQLLAHLSRYKRYPAQAVRQRLQGVAQIRVTLDRAGNVLAVSLASSSGVMPLDKESVALPQRAQPLPAPPAEVIGDNTQLTITIPISFDLRDVRR
- the rsmJ gene encoding 16S rRNA (guanine(1516)-N(2))-methyltransferase RsmJ produces the protein MSICLIAEEGADSGALSSLAARWGLVSDPDAVMALVLTAERLELRKQDEPKLGAIFVDFIGGAMAHRRRFGGGRGEAVAKAVGIKKDYLPDVVDATAGLGRDAFVLAALGCHVRMVERNPVVAALLDDGLQRGYQDAEIGPWLRERLTLLHASSMTALRDITPPPDVVYLDPMFPHKQKSALVKKEMRVFQSLVGADDDADALLEPARALAKKRVVVKRPDYAPPLAGVPAQSMLETKSHRFDFYLPA
- a CDS encoding FecR domain-containing protein, which produces MNDRTFYRDRQGQPIQPDSAREAVAWLTQLMSDSVTEQDRREWQRWRDASPDNEQAWQHIESVCANLGQLNARAAHQSLSTLNGMQRRSVLKALAILCLIGGAGMAGSRTDLWQSLTADYQTQVGEQRHALLDDGTTLLLNTQTALNVAYGDDLRQLTLIRGEVMIETGQAEKAALYPRPFIVTTAQGKVQALGTRFSLRVQDEYTQVAVYDGAVRLHPQRNGQDVQVVKSGQTATFSTQRCGQIETARAEPAWVKGQLLADNQRLVDFVDELSRYRSGVIRCQPEVESLRFSGVFPLYDTDNILAALMEALPVQVRYFSRYWVQIAAR
- a CDS encoding sigma-70 family RNA polymerase sigma factor, giving the protein MVRKATASVNDFAQQLYFDHHRWLCNWLRHKLDCAQHAEDLAQDTFLSVLMNPELLTIRQPRPFLATVARRLVANHYRRKKIEDAYLDVLSTQPDACMPSPETRLLTLEILEQLDAALDGLPAPVREAFLLAHLHGMRYSDIAERLRVSSSSVKQYLQRANLQCFFALPL
- the prlC gene encoding oligopeptidase A; amino-acid sequence: MTNPLLTSFTLPPFSSIKTEDIVPAVKSALDECRETVERVVAQAGPFTWDNLCQPLADSDDRLGRIFSPISHLNAVKNSPELRAVYEECLPLLSEHSTWVGQHAGLYQAYRSLRDGEHYTALSVAQKKSVDNALRDFELSGIGLSPEKQKRYGEISARLSELGSQYSNNVLDATMGWSKLITDVAELDGMPESALAAAKAQAEAKEQDGWLLTLDIPSYLPVMTYCTNQALREEMYRAYGTRASDQGPNAGKWDNSEVMAEELALRHELAQLLGFDSYAHKSLATKMAENPQQVLDFLTDLAKRARPQAEEELAQLRAFAKEHYGVDELQAWDITYYSEQQKQHLYSISDEQLRPYFPEERAVNGLFEVVKRIYGITAKERKDVDVWHPDVRFFDLFDESGELRGSFYLDLYAREHKRGGAWMDDCAGKLRKGNGELQKPVAYLVCNFNRPVNGKPALFTHDEVTTLFHEFGHGLHHMLTQIDTAGVAGINGVPWDAVELPSQFMENWCWEPEALAFISGHHETGEPLPQELLDKMLAAKNYQAALFILRQLEFGLFDFRLHAEFDPAKGAQILPTLAEIKAQVAVVPSPSWGRFPHAFSHIFAGGYAAGYYSYLWADVLAADAYSRFEQEGIFNRETGQSFLDNILTRGGSEEPMELFKRFRGREPQLDAMLAHYGIKG
- a CDS encoding molecular chaperone HscC; this encodes MTHPQDASLAIGIDLGTTNSLISVWQNGEARLIPNALNDNFTPSAVSIDEDGSILVGKPAISRLTTHPQVSASLFKRYMGSKKAFRLGDKTFSPAELSAMVLKSLKADAESYLGHPIKDVVISVPAYFSDEQRKQTRFAAELAELNAVRLINEPTAASMAYGLHTQELGRTLVFDLGGGTFDVSVLEYAFPLIEVHSSAGDNYLGGEDFTQAMVKTCLNAWKLEDAAIPATDLARLYSHAEALKCQPGFPSQLNELVWHWREEEWRIVLDNEEIEAAWLPLMNRIRAPIEQALHDARLKPEQLDHVVLVGGASKMSIIQKLVVRLFGKLPYQHLDADTVVAKGAAVQAACRLREQDIEEVILTDVCPYTLGIKTANDKQNGLFSPILERNTVVPTSRVETFSTGSAGQDNICIAIYQGESPYVDNNVFIDEFTMPIKAKTYKQSIEVRFSYDINGLLEVDVNLPDSGDNFTKVIDRSPTGLSAEQQQKSHQKLQALKIHPRDNLMNRNLLARLEKAWAQTRLEEREQIGFWLRDFEQVLAGQYAPAIDETRQRIEQYLDEVSR
- a CDS encoding DUF2623 domain-containing protein — encoded protein: MGNHFERGVLAGLRSANPKSTNDINPYCYDYRRGYICGYAHNLAETKGDRQQAAFEAGLLSRRYGLERERVAEFFTEQGNPYAIRFFYAGYDAHTPR